A portion of the Desulfovibrio oxyclinae DSM 11498 genome contains these proteins:
- a CDS encoding class I SAM-dependent methyltransferase, which translates to MPQILDACCGGRMFHFNKKNPQVLFTDIRKEKHELCDGRAFTVSPDTIEDFRNLSFPDGAFNLVIFDPPHLVRAGDDSWMRAKYGRLDRDNWQQDITAGFAECWRVLKPGGTMIFKWNETQIKISELRPCFPADPLCGHTTTHNLKTHWVVFYKAA; encoded by the coding sequence ATGCCGCAAATTCTCGACGCCTGTTGCGGTGGACGAATGTTCCACTTCAACAAAAAGAACCCACAAGTCTTGTTCACCGACATTCGGAAAGAGAAGCACGAGCTTTGTGATGGTCGCGCTTTCACCGTGTCGCCTGACACCATCGAGGATTTTCGCAATCTGAGCTTCCCGGATGGGGCGTTCAATCTCGTGATTTTCGATCCCCCGCACCTCGTTCGGGCTGGGGATGACTCATGGATGAGGGCGAAATACGGACGGCTGGATCGGGACAACTGGCAGCAGGATATCACGGCGGGGTTTGCAGAGTGTTGGCGCGTGCTCAAGCCGGGTGGAACCATGATTTTCAAATGGAACGAGACGCAGATCAAGATTAGCGAGCTGCGCCCCTGTTTTCCTGCCGACCCGCTTTGTGGCCACACGACA